CCACCCAAGTCGCCGTTCGTGATGTTCTGGCTAGAGTTCCAGCGCAACCGCATCGCCACGGCGGCACTGGCCATCGCCCTCCTGCTGGCGCTGCTCGCCCTGTTCGCCGGGCTCGTCGCGCCGCAGGACCCCTATGACATGACCCAGCTTTCCCTGGCGGACGCCCGCCGCCCGCCGGGCTTCATCGGCACCGGCGGCTATACCCATATCCTCGGCACGGATCCCCAGGGCCGCGACCTGCTCTCCGCGATCCTGTTCGGCCTGCGCATCTCCATCGAGATCGGGCTGGCGGCGGGGCTGCTGGCCCTGACCATCGGCGCGGTGATCGGCACGCTCGCCGCCTTCGTGGGTGGCTGGACCGAGACGCTCATCATGCGGGCGGTGGACCTCCAGCTATCCTTTCCCGCCATGCTCTTGGCGCTGGTGCTCTCGGCGCTCCTCGGGCAGGGCAAGCTCCAGCTGATCGCTGCGCTGGTGGCCGCCCAATATGCTTATTTCGCCCGCACCGCCTATGGGGCGGCCACCGCCGAACGGCGCAAGGACTATATCGAGGCCTCGCTCGCCACGCCGCTTTCGGCGCGGCGGGTCATGTTCCGGCATCTGCTCCCCAATTGCGCGCCGCCCCTCATCGTGGTGGCCACCGTGCAGGTGGCCTCTTCCATTTCGCTGGAGGCCACGCTCTCCTTCCTGGGCCTCGGCCTGCCGGTGACGGAACCCTCCCTCGGCATGCTCATCGCCAACGGCTTTCCCTACATGATGAGCGGCCGCTACTGGATTTCCCTTTATCCCGGCCTCGTCCTGATCCTGCTCATCATGACCATCAATATCGTCGGCGATCAGATCCGCGATCAGTTGAACCCGAGGCTGCGGCGATGAACCCGGTGCTGGAAGTCCGCGACCTGCAAACCAGCTTCGCCACGCACGCCGGCACTGTGAAGGCGGTGGACGGCGTCTCCTTCTCTCTCGCGGCGGGGGAGATCATCGGCCTTGTGGGCGAATCCGGCTCGGGCAAGAGCGTCACCGGCTTTTCGCTTCTCGGCCTCATCGAGGCGCCCGGGCGGATCGTCGGCGGATCGGTGCGGCTGAAGGGGGAAGAGCTGGTCGGGATGCCGGCCCGCGCGCTGCGCCAGCGCCGCGGCCGCGACATGGCGATGATCTTCCAGGATCCCATCGCCACCCTCAATCCGCTGCTGACCATCGGTACGCAGATGGAAATGGCGCTCGCCGCCCATGAGAAGCTCTCCACGCGCGCCATGCGCGCGCGCTGTGCGGAGGCCTTGGCGCAGGTGGGCATCCCCTCCCCGCGCGACCGTCTTTCCGCCTATCCCCATCAGTTCTCAGGCGGCATGCGCCAGCGCGTGGCGATTGCCATCGCCCTGTTGCACCGGCCAGCAGTCATCATCGCGGACGAGCCAACGACCGCGCTGGATGTCTCGATCCAGGCCCAGATCGTGTCCCAGATGAAGCACTTGGCGCGGGAGTTCGGTGTCGGCCTCATCTGGATCAGCCACGACCTTGCCGTGGTGTCGGCCATCGCCTCGCGCATCCTGGTCATGTATGCGGGACGGCTGGTGGAACAGGGGCCGACCGCCTCTGTGCTCCACGATCCCCGCCATCCCTATACGCGGGGCCTGCTGGATTCCCTGCCCTCCTCCACGCGCCCGGGAAGCCGGCTGCGGCAGATCCCCGGCGGCATGCCCTCGCTGCTCGACCTGCCGGCGAGCTGTGCCTTCCTCGCCCGCTGCGACCACGCCAGCACCGCCTGCCAAGCCCCCGTTCCCATGGAACACACCGGTGACCGCGCCTGGCGCTGCCGCCATCCCCTCGGACCTCTCGCCGAGCGCAGGGCCTCATGACCAGCCATCACGCGCATTATCTCAAGACCGAGGCCGTCTCGAAGATCTTCGGCATGCGCCCGACCCCCGCCGATCGGCTGGCCCGTCTTCTCGGCGGCTCACCCACGGCGCGGACGCTGCATGCGGTCTGCGACGTGAGCCTCACCCTCGCCAAGGGGCAGACGCTCGGCTTGGTCGGCGAATCCGGCTGCGGCAAGAGCACGCTGGGCCGCATCATCTCGGGCATCTATGCGCCCACCAGCGGCACCGTGCTGCTGGACGGGCTGCCGGTCATGGCCAACGGGCGGAAGGTGACCACCGACGTCCAGACCGTGTTCCAGGATCCGTTCGCATCCCTCGATCCCCGCATGCCCGTGGGCGATGCCGTGGGCGAGGGGCCGATCGCCCACGGACTGATCTCCCGCGCTGGCGCACGCAAATATGTGGCCGACTGGTTTGCCCGGGTGGGGCTTAATCCCGATCTGGCAGGGCGTTATCCGCACCAATTCTCCGGCGGCCAGCGCCAGCGCATCGCCATTGCCAGGGCGCTGGCCATGCAGCCCAAACTGCTCATCTGCGACGAGCCGGTGGCCTCCCTCGACGTGTCCATCCAGGCGCAAGTCATCAATCTGTTTCTCGACCTGCGCCGTGAACTGAACCTGACCTGCATCTTCATCAGCCACGATCTGTCCGTGGTGCAGCATGTCAGTGACCAGGTGGCGGTGATGTATCTCGGCCGCATCGTCGAGCAGGGCGAGACCGAAGCGGTGTTTCGCCGTCCCGCCCATCCCTACACGGCCGCCTTGCTGGACAGCGTGCCGCGCATCGTGGGCGAGGGCCAGGCGCCGGTGGAACTGCGCCCCATCGAAGGCGAGATCCCATCGCCCCTCAACCCGCCACCCGGCTGCCATTTCGCCCCCCGCTGCGTC
This genomic interval from Aquabacter sp. L1I39 contains the following:
- a CDS encoding ABC transporter permease — its product is MTDILEATAPARPARPPKSPFVMFWLEFQRNRIATAALAIALLLALLALFAGLVAPQDPYDMTQLSLADARRPPGFIGTGGYTHILGTDPQGRDLLSAILFGLRISIEIGLAAGLLALTIGAVIGTLAAFVGGWTETLIMRAVDLQLSFPAMLLALVLSALLGQGKLQLIAALVAAQYAYFARTAYGAATAERRKDYIEASLATPLSARRVMFRHLLPNCAPPLIVVATVQVASSISLEATLSFLGLGLPVTEPSLGMLIANGFPYMMSGRYWISLYPGLVLILLIMTINIVGDQIRDQLNPRLRR
- a CDS encoding ABC transporter ATP-binding protein, whose amino-acid sequence is MNPVLEVRDLQTSFATHAGTVKAVDGVSFSLAAGEIIGLVGESGSGKSVTGFSLLGLIEAPGRIVGGSVRLKGEELVGMPARALRQRRGRDMAMIFQDPIATLNPLLTIGTQMEMALAAHEKLSTRAMRARCAEALAQVGIPSPRDRLSAYPHQFSGGMRQRVAIAIALLHRPAVIIADEPTTALDVSIQAQIVSQMKHLAREFGVGLIWISHDLAVVSAIASRILVMYAGRLVEQGPTASVLHDPRHPYTRGLLDSLPSSTRPGSRLRQIPGGMPSLLDLPASCAFLARCDHASTACQAPVPMEHTGDRAWRCRHPLGPLAERRAS
- a CDS encoding ABC transporter ATP-binding protein, which gives rise to MTSHHAHYLKTEAVSKIFGMRPTPADRLARLLGGSPTARTLHAVCDVSLTLAKGQTLGLVGESGCGKSTLGRIISGIYAPTSGTVLLDGLPVMANGRKVTTDVQTVFQDPFASLDPRMPVGDAVGEGPIAHGLISRAGARKYVADWFARVGLNPDLAGRYPHQFSGGQRQRIAIARALAMQPKLLICDEPVASLDVSIQAQVINLFLDLRRELNLTCIFISHDLSVVQHVSDQVAVMYLGRIVEQGETEAVFRRPAHPYTAALLDSVPRIVGEGQAPVELRPIEGEIPSPLNPPPGCHFAPRCVRSVPGCTAEAPLLRPVDGGRRAACHLAAAQLGEPERQAVA